A single region of the Malaclemys terrapin pileata isolate rMalTer1 chromosome 2, rMalTer1.hap1, whole genome shotgun sequence genome encodes:
- the ITGB1 gene encoding integrin beta-1 isoform X2: MAKTNFNSLIWVVLLCCSIWHGFAQPGGSDCIKANAKSCGECIQAGPNCGWCKAQKFLQEGEPTSARCDDLAALKSKGCSPDEIENPRGTKGVLKNKEVTNRSKDTTEKLKPEDITQIQPQQLVLKLRTGEPQTFSLKFKRAEDYPIDLYYLMDLSYSMKDDLENVKSLGTALKTEMEKITSDFRIGFGSFVEKTVMPYISTTPAKLRNPCTGDQNCTSPFSYKNVLNLTSEGKLFNELVGKQHISGNLDSPEGGFDAIMQVAVCGTQIGWRNVTRLLVFSTDAGFHFAGDGKLGGIVLPNDGRCHLENNMYTMSHYYDYPSIAHLVQKLSENNIQTIFAVTEEFQAVYKELKNLIPKSAVGTLSANSSNVIQLIIDAYNSLSSEVILENSKLPKGVTINYKSYCKNGVNGTGENGRKCANISIGDEVKFEISVTANECPKTGQNETIKIKPLGFTEEVEINLQFICECQCQNEGIPNSPDCHQGNGTFECGACRCNEGRIGKKCECSTDEVNSEDMDAYCRRENSTEICSNNGECVCGQCVCRKRGNTNEVYSGKYCECDNFNCDRSNGLICGGNGNCKCRVCECYPNFTGSACDCSLDTSSCMASNGQICNGRGTCECGTCNCTDAKFQGPTCEMCQTCLGVCAGHKDCVQCRAFKKGEKKDTCSQDCMHFNMTLVESRDKLPQPGQPDPLSHCKEKDVDDCWFYFTYSVNANNEAIVHVVETPECPTGPDIIPIVAGVVAGIVLIGLALLLIWKLLMIIHDRREFAKFEKEKMNAKWDTGENPIYKSAVTTVVNPKYEGK; encoded by the exons ACAAATTTCAACTCGCTCATCTGGGTTGTACTACTATGTTGCTCGATTTGGCATGGATTTGCCCAACCAG GTGGAAGTGATTGTATAAAAGCTAATGCAAAATCATGTGGGGAATGTATACAAGCAGGACCAAACTGTGGCTGGTGCAAAGCGCAA AAATTTTTACAAGAAGGAGAGCCAACTTCTGCCCGATGTGATGACTTGGCAGCACTAAAGAGTAAGGGCTGCTCTCCAGATGAAATAGAAAATCCTAGAGGTACCAAAGGAGTCCTCAAAAATAAAGAGGTAACAAATCGTAGCAAAGATACTACAGAAAAGCTCAAACCAGAGGACATTACCCAGATCCAGCCACAGCAATTAGTACTGAAGCTGCGAACAG GTGAACCACAGACATTTTCCTTAAAATTTAAGAGAGCTGAAGACTACCCCATTGATCTTTATTACCTTATGGATCTTTCTTACTCCATGAAGGATGATTTAGAGAATGTGAAGAGTCTTGGTACTGCTCTAAAGACAGAAATGGAGAAAATAACTTCAGATTTTCGAATTG GATTTGGCTCCTTTGTGGAGAAAACTGTGATGCCTTATATAAGTACCACACCAGCCAAACTCAGGAACCCTTGTACAGGGGACCAAAACTGTACGAGTCCCTTTAGTTACAAAAACGTGCTCAATCTTACCAGTGAGGGAAAGCTGTTCAATGAACTTGTAGGTAAACAACACATTTCTGGCAATTTGGATTCTCCTGAAGGTGGATTTGATGCAATAATGCAAGTTGCAGTTTGTGGA acACAAATTGGATGGAGAAATGTGACACGATTGTTGGTATTTTCTACGGATGCTGGATTCCACTTTGCTGGAGATGGTAAACTTGGTGGAATTGTTTTACCAAATGATGGGAGGTGTCATCTGGAAAATAACATGTACACAATGAGTCATTACTAT GATTATCCATCCATCGCTCACCTGGTACAGAAGCTTAGTGAGAACAACATTCAGACAATTTTTGCCGTTACTGAGGAGTTTCAGGCAGTTTACAAg GAACTGAAAAATCTGATCCCAAAGTCAGCAGTTGGAACTCTGTCTGCAAATTCCAGCAATGTGATTCAACTGATTATTGACGCCTACAAT TCCTTGTCTTCAGAGGTTATCTTGGAAAACAGCAAGTTACCAAAAGGAGTAACAATCAATTATAAATCTTACTGCAAGAATGGAGTGAATGGCACAGGAGAAAATGGCAGAAAGTGTGCCAACATTTCAATTGGAGATGAG GTTAAATTTGAGATTAGTGTAACCGCTAACGAGTGTCCAAAGACAGGACAAAATGAAACCATTAAAATTAAGCCACTGGGTTTCACTGAAGAAGTGGAAATTAATCTTCAGTTCATCTGTGAATGTCAGTGTCAAAATGAGGGAATTCCTAATAGTCCAGACTGCCATCAGGGAAATGGAACATTTGAGTGTGgtgcttgcag GTGTAACGAAGGACGTATTGGAAAGAAGTGTGAATGCAGCACAGATGAAGTAAATAGTGAAGATATGGATGCTTACTGTAGAAGAGAGAACAGTACAGAAATATGCAGTAACAATGGGGAGTGTGTTTGCGGACAATGTGTATGCAGGAAAAGGGGCAACACCAATGAAGTCTACTCTGGCAAATATTGTGAATGTGATAACTTCAACTGTGATAGATCTAATGGCTTAATTTGTGGAG GAAATGGTAACTGCAAATGTAGAGTATGTGAGTGTTATCCCAATTTCACTGGCAGTGCTTGTGACTGCTCTTTGGATACATCTTCATGTATGGCTTCCAATGGGCAAATCTGCAATGGAAGAGGAACCTGTGAGTGTGGAACCTGTAACTGCACAGATGCCAAATTCCAAGGCCCCACGTGTGAAATGTGTCAGACCTGCCTTGGTGTCTGTGCAGGGCACAA GGACTGTGTTCAATGCAGAGCTTTcaaaaagggagaaaagaaggACACATGTTCTCAGGACTGTATGCATTTCAACATGACACTAGTGGAAAGTCGAGATAAGTTACCACAGCCTGGCCAGCCTGATCCACTGTCTCACTGTAAAGAGAAGGATGTTGATGACTGCTGGTTCTACTTCACATACTCCGTCAATGCAAACAATGAAGCCATTGTCCATGTGGTGGAGACACCAG AATGCCCCACTGGCCCGGACATCATTCCCATTGTAGCTGGTGTGGTTGCTGGAATTGTTCTGATTGGTCTTGCTTTATTACTGATTTGGAAACTACTTATGATCATTCATGACAGAAGAGAATTTGCTAAATTTGAAAAGGAGAAGATGAATGCGAAGTGGGACACG
- the ITGB1 gene encoding integrin beta-1 isoform X1, with amino-acid sequence MAKTNFNSLIWVVLLCCSIWHGFAQPGGSDCIKANAKSCGECIQAGPNCGWCKAQKFLQEGEPTSARCDDLAALKSKGCSPDEIENPRGTKGVLKNKEVTNRSKDTTEKLKPEDITQIQPQQLVLKLRTGEPQTFSLKFKRAEDYPIDLYYLMDLSYSMKDDLENVKSLGTALKTEMEKITSDFRIGFGSFVEKTVMPYISTTPAKLRNPCTGDQNCTSPFSYKNVLNLTSEGKLFNELVGKQHISGNLDSPEGGFDAIMQVAVCGTQIGWRNVTRLLVFSTDAGFHFAGDGKLGGIVLPNDGRCHLENNMYTMSHYYDYPSIAHLVQKLSENNIQTIFAVTEEFQAVYKELKNLIPKSAVGTLSANSSNVIQLIIDAYNSLSSEVILENSKLPKGVTINYKSYCKNGVNGTGENGRKCANISIGDEVKFEISVTANECPKTGQNETIKIKPLGFTEEVEINLQFICECQCQNEGIPNSPDCHQGNGTFECGACRCNEGRIGKKCECSTDEVNSEDMDAYCRRENSTEICSNNGECVCGQCVCRKRGNTNEVYSGKYCECDNFNCDRSNGLICGGNGNCKCRVCECYPNFTGSACDCSLDTSSCMASNGQICNGRGTCECGTCNCTDAKFQGPTCEMCQTCLGVCAGHKDCVQCRAFKKGEKKDTCSQDCMHFNMTLVESRDKLPQPGQPDPLSHCKEKDVDDCWFYFTYSVNANNEAIVHVVETPECPTGPDIIPIVAGVVAGIVLIGLALLLIWKLLMIIHDRREFAKFEKEKMNAKWDTQENPIYKSPINNFKNPNYGRKAGL; translated from the exons ACAAATTTCAACTCGCTCATCTGGGTTGTACTACTATGTTGCTCGATTTGGCATGGATTTGCCCAACCAG GTGGAAGTGATTGTATAAAAGCTAATGCAAAATCATGTGGGGAATGTATACAAGCAGGACCAAACTGTGGCTGGTGCAAAGCGCAA AAATTTTTACAAGAAGGAGAGCCAACTTCTGCCCGATGTGATGACTTGGCAGCACTAAAGAGTAAGGGCTGCTCTCCAGATGAAATAGAAAATCCTAGAGGTACCAAAGGAGTCCTCAAAAATAAAGAGGTAACAAATCGTAGCAAAGATACTACAGAAAAGCTCAAACCAGAGGACATTACCCAGATCCAGCCACAGCAATTAGTACTGAAGCTGCGAACAG GTGAACCACAGACATTTTCCTTAAAATTTAAGAGAGCTGAAGACTACCCCATTGATCTTTATTACCTTATGGATCTTTCTTACTCCATGAAGGATGATTTAGAGAATGTGAAGAGTCTTGGTACTGCTCTAAAGACAGAAATGGAGAAAATAACTTCAGATTTTCGAATTG GATTTGGCTCCTTTGTGGAGAAAACTGTGATGCCTTATATAAGTACCACACCAGCCAAACTCAGGAACCCTTGTACAGGGGACCAAAACTGTACGAGTCCCTTTAGTTACAAAAACGTGCTCAATCTTACCAGTGAGGGAAAGCTGTTCAATGAACTTGTAGGTAAACAACACATTTCTGGCAATTTGGATTCTCCTGAAGGTGGATTTGATGCAATAATGCAAGTTGCAGTTTGTGGA acACAAATTGGATGGAGAAATGTGACACGATTGTTGGTATTTTCTACGGATGCTGGATTCCACTTTGCTGGAGATGGTAAACTTGGTGGAATTGTTTTACCAAATGATGGGAGGTGTCATCTGGAAAATAACATGTACACAATGAGTCATTACTAT GATTATCCATCCATCGCTCACCTGGTACAGAAGCTTAGTGAGAACAACATTCAGACAATTTTTGCCGTTACTGAGGAGTTTCAGGCAGTTTACAAg GAACTGAAAAATCTGATCCCAAAGTCAGCAGTTGGAACTCTGTCTGCAAATTCCAGCAATGTGATTCAACTGATTATTGACGCCTACAAT TCCTTGTCTTCAGAGGTTATCTTGGAAAACAGCAAGTTACCAAAAGGAGTAACAATCAATTATAAATCTTACTGCAAGAATGGAGTGAATGGCACAGGAGAAAATGGCAGAAAGTGTGCCAACATTTCAATTGGAGATGAG GTTAAATTTGAGATTAGTGTAACCGCTAACGAGTGTCCAAAGACAGGACAAAATGAAACCATTAAAATTAAGCCACTGGGTTTCACTGAAGAAGTGGAAATTAATCTTCAGTTCATCTGTGAATGTCAGTGTCAAAATGAGGGAATTCCTAATAGTCCAGACTGCCATCAGGGAAATGGAACATTTGAGTGTGgtgcttgcag GTGTAACGAAGGACGTATTGGAAAGAAGTGTGAATGCAGCACAGATGAAGTAAATAGTGAAGATATGGATGCTTACTGTAGAAGAGAGAACAGTACAGAAATATGCAGTAACAATGGGGAGTGTGTTTGCGGACAATGTGTATGCAGGAAAAGGGGCAACACCAATGAAGTCTACTCTGGCAAATATTGTGAATGTGATAACTTCAACTGTGATAGATCTAATGGCTTAATTTGTGGAG GAAATGGTAACTGCAAATGTAGAGTATGTGAGTGTTATCCCAATTTCACTGGCAGTGCTTGTGACTGCTCTTTGGATACATCTTCATGTATGGCTTCCAATGGGCAAATCTGCAATGGAAGAGGAACCTGTGAGTGTGGAACCTGTAACTGCACAGATGCCAAATTCCAAGGCCCCACGTGTGAAATGTGTCAGACCTGCCTTGGTGTCTGTGCAGGGCACAA GGACTGTGTTCAATGCAGAGCTTTcaaaaagggagaaaagaaggACACATGTTCTCAGGACTGTATGCATTTCAACATGACACTAGTGGAAAGTCGAGATAAGTTACCACAGCCTGGCCAGCCTGATCCACTGTCTCACTGTAAAGAGAAGGATGTTGATGACTGCTGGTTCTACTTCACATACTCCGTCAATGCAAACAATGAAGCCATTGTCCATGTGGTGGAGACACCAG AATGCCCCACTGGCCCGGACATCATTCCCATTGTAGCTGGTGTGGTTGCTGGAATTGTTCTGATTGGTCTTGCTTTATTACTGATTTGGAAACTACTTATGATCATTCATGACAGAAGAGAATTTGCTAAATTTGAAAAGGAGAAGATGAATGCGAAGTGGGACACG CAAGAAAATCCAATATACAAGAGTCCTATTAATAATTTCAAGAATCCAAACTATGGACGTAAAGCTGGTCTCTAA